A region of uncultured Anaeromusa sp. DNA encodes the following proteins:
- the rfbD gene encoding dTDP-4-dehydrorhamnose reductase, producing MKVLVTGAGGQLGYDVVKQLQARLIECKGVDLTDFDITNAQATGAYIKEYRPDVVIHCSAYTAVDKAEEEPEKCWDVNVEGTENIAKVCRDIDAKMIYISTDYVFPGTGEHFHEVDDETGPLSIYGKTKLAGEEAVQKWLQKYYIVRISWIFGKNGNNFVETMLRLGREREELSVVCDQIGSPTYTADLAPLLCDMAASDKYGIYHATNEGICSWAEFAEEIFKLAGMKTRVKPITTAEYPTKAKRPFNSRLSKKCLDESNLSRLPIWQDALQRYLKEGF from the coding sequence ATGAAGGTATTGGTAACCGGCGCTGGTGGACAGCTTGGGTATGACGTAGTAAAGCAGCTGCAGGCGCGCCTTATCGAATGCAAAGGCGTTGATTTGACTGATTTCGATATTACAAATGCGCAGGCGACGGGGGCGTATATAAAAGAATATAGACCGGACGTTGTAATTCACTGTTCGGCGTATACAGCAGTGGATAAAGCTGAAGAGGAACCGGAAAAGTGCTGGGACGTTAACGTAGAGGGTACTGAAAATATAGCCAAGGTATGCCGTGACATTGATGCAAAAATGATCTATATTAGCACGGACTATGTATTTCCAGGGACGGGAGAGCATTTCCACGAAGTGGATGATGAAACCGGCCCTTTAAGTATTTACGGAAAAACAAAGCTTGCTGGTGAAGAGGCTGTGCAGAAATGGCTGCAGAAGTATTATATTGTGAGGATCTCTTGGATTTTTGGGAAAAACGGCAATAATTTCGTGGAGACGATGCTGCGTTTGGGACGAGAACGAGAAGAGCTCAGTGTGGTCTGTGATCAAATCGGTTCTCCGACCTATACCGCTGACTTAGCTCCGTTATTGTGCGATATGGCGGCGTCAGATAAATATGGAATCTATCATGCGACCAATGAAGGTATATGTTCTTGGGCGGAGTTTGCGGAAGAGATCTTTAAGTTAGCAGGTATGAAGACACGCGTGAAGCCAATTACAACAGCAGAATATCCTACCAAAGCTAAACGTCCATTTAATTCGAGGCTAAGTAAAAAATGTTTGGACGAATCCAACCTGTCACGGTTGCCGATATGGCAGGATGCGCTGCAGCGTTACTTAAAAGAGGGGTTTTGA
- the rfbC gene encoding dTDP-4-dehydrorhamnose 3,5-epimerase, which yields MNVVETKLPGVFIIEPKVFGDHRGFFYESWQKKRYEDCGITGEFVQDNVSYSRKGVLRGLHFQNPNGQGKLVSVLQGEVFDVAVDIRVGSPTFGQWEGVILSGENHKQFWVPAGFAHGFCVLSETAYFTYKCDALYEPEYEGSILWNDSDIGISWPIQDVSLSTKDESGVLLRDMPKERLPQYTGLLK from the coding sequence ATGAACGTTGTAGAAACAAAATTGCCGGGAGTATTTATTATAGAACCTAAAGTTTTTGGAGATCATAGAGGCTTTTTTTACGAGTCTTGGCAGAAAAAGCGCTATGAAGACTGCGGGATTACAGGTGAATTTGTGCAGGATAATGTATCGTATTCCCGGAAAGGTGTATTGAGAGGTCTTCATTTTCAAAATCCCAATGGCCAGGGAAAACTCGTATCTGTACTGCAAGGGGAAGTATTTGACGTGGCGGTTGATATTCGCGTGGGTTCGCCTACTTTTGGGCAGTGGGAAGGCGTGATTCTTTCAGGGGAAAATCATAAGCAGTTTTGGGTTCCTGCGGGCTTTGCGCATGGCTTTTGTGTATTGAGCGAGACTGCTTATTTTACTTATAAATGCGATGCGCTGTATGAACCCGAATATGAAGGAAGCATTTTGTGGAATGATTCGGATATTGGAATTTCCTGGCCAATTCAAGATGTGAGTTTGTCGACAAAGGACGAAAGTGGAGTCTTGTTAAGAGACATGCCGAAAGAACGATTACCTCAATATACGGGATTATTAAAATGA
- the rfbB gene encoding dTDP-glucose 4,6-dehydratase, with protein sequence MKKIIVTGGAGFIGGNFVHYMLKKYPQYQIVCLDALTYAGNLETLASIVEHKKFKFVKLDIADRDGVYKLFEAEKPDAVVNFAAESHVDRSIEQPDVFLRTNVLGTGVLLDACRQYGVERYHQVSTDEVYGDLPLDRTDLFFTEETPLHTSSPYSASKAAADLLVLAYYRTFKLPVTISRCSNNYGPYHFPEKLIPLMITNAINDKALPVYSKGENVRDWLYVEDHCSAIDLILHKGKLGEVYNVGGHNERTNLEVVKTILRELGKSEELIQYVVDRPGHDQRYAIDPAKIEKELGWKPATKFDQGIKQTIQWYMEHRKWWEHVLSGEYQSYRLSI encoded by the coding sequence ATGAAAAAAATTATTGTAACAGGTGGCGCTGGCTTTATTGGCGGCAATTTTGTACACTATATGTTGAAAAAATATCCGCAGTACCAAATAGTTTGTTTAGATGCGCTGACTTACGCTGGCAACTTGGAGACGCTGGCTTCCATTGTTGAACATAAAAAATTCAAATTTGTCAAATTGGATATTGCAGACCGTGACGGGGTCTATAAATTATTCGAAGCTGAAAAACCGGACGCGGTGGTGAATTTTGCAGCGGAAAGCCATGTGGATCGCTCCATTGAGCAGCCGGATGTGTTTTTGCGAACCAATGTGCTGGGTACGGGCGTGCTTTTGGATGCATGCCGTCAATATGGGGTTGAGCGATACCATCAGGTATCGACTGACGAAGTGTATGGCGACTTGCCTTTGGATCGGACCGATCTGTTTTTTACCGAAGAAACGCCGCTTCATACGTCAAGCCCGTACTCGGCTTCTAAAGCAGCGGCAGACTTGTTGGTACTTGCCTATTACCGGACATTTAAACTGCCAGTGACCATTTCTCGTTGCTCCAATAATTATGGGCCGTATCATTTTCCGGAAAAACTAATTCCCTTGATGATTACCAATGCGATAAACGATAAAGCGCTGCCAGTGTATAGCAAAGGCGAGAATGTACGAGATTGGCTTTATGTGGAAGATCATTGTTCGGCAATTGATTTGATTTTGCACAAGGGGAAACTGGGCGAAGTATACAATGTGGGCGGCCATAACGAACGGACAAATCTCGAAGTCGTGAAAACCATTTTGCGCGAGCTAGGAAAAAGCGAAGAGCTAATCCAATATGTGGTGGATCGTCCTGGCCATGACCAGCGGTATGCCATTGATCCAGCTAAAATCGAAAAAGAGCTTGGTTGGAAGCCAGCAACGAAGTTTGATCAAGGAATTAAGCAAACGATTCAATGGTATATGGAACATCGTAAGTGGTGGGAGCATGTTTTGAGCGGTGAGTATCAAAGTTATCGTTTGTCCATATAG